The Trichosurus vulpecula isolate mTriVul1 chromosome 3, mTriVul1.pri, whole genome shotgun sequence genome includes a window with the following:
- the LOC118844766 gene encoding RNA polymerase II subunit A C-terminal domain phosphatase SSU72-like produces the protein MPSSPLRVAAVCSSNQNRSMEAHNILSKRGFSVRSFGTGTHVKLPGPAPDKPNVYDFKTTYDQMYNDLLRKDKELYTQNGILHMLDRNKRIKPRPERFQNCKDLFDLILTCEERVYDQVVEDLNSREQETCQPVHVINVDIQDNHEEATLGAFLICELCQCIQHMEDMENEIDELLQEFEEKSSRTFLHTVCFY, from the coding sequence GAGTAACCAAAACCGGAGCATGGAGGCGCACAACATCCTCAGCAAACGAGGATTCAGTGTCAGATCCTTTGGAACAGGAACTCATGTGAAACTTCCAGGACCAGCACCAGACAAGCCGAATGTTTATGATTTCAAAACAACATATGATCAGATGTACAATGATCTTCTTAGGAAAGACAAAGAACTCTATACACAGAATGGTATTTTGCACATGTTGGACAGAAATAAGAGAATCAAGCCCCGGCCAGAAAGATTCCAGAACTGTAAAGATTTGTTTGATCTCATCCTTACCTGTGAAGAGAGAGTCTATGACCAGGTAGTAGAAGATTTAAATTCCAGAGAGCAAGAGACCTGCCAGCCAGTGCATGTGATTAATGTGGACATTCAGGACAACCACGAAGAAGCCACCCTAGGAGCCTTTCTCATTTGTGAGCTCTGTCAATGTATACAACATATGGAAGACATGGAAAACGAGATTGATGAGCTGTTACAGGAATTTGAGGAGAAAAGCAGCAGGACTTTCCTCCACACAGTCTGCTTTTACTGA